The sequence GGAAAGGGAAGTGGACCATCCGGTGTGCGACGCGACAGGGGGCCCGGCGGCACATGGTGACGAAGCAGCAGGAAGTGGAGGCGACGACCCCGGGATGTCCGGGGCGGCTGCCGGATCTCTCCGGGCTGGACCTGGCGGCACTGCGCGGGATCGACCATCCCGTGCTGGCCCGGGTGATCGAGGGCATGGTCGAGCGGGTGACCCATCCAGCCGAGATCCTGAACGCCTTCGACTCCAGCGTGGCCTGATCGCCCCATGCCTGATCCGTCCTACCTTGAAACCGAGTTGACCACTTTCCGCCGTTAGCCGGGACCGTCCCCAGGGCAGGGATGCACCGTCCGCCGGGGTGTCCCCGGGCGGTTGTTGCCGGGGGAGGGAGGTGCGGCGATGCGGCGAGCGGTCACGAGCGGAACCCCGCTGCCCGCACCCGACGACCCCACCCCCACCCCGCCGCCCGACCTCACCGACCCCGCGCCCTCCGACACGGCTCCGACCGCGCCCTCCGACGCCGCCCCGCACCCGGATCCGCCCGCCGGCCCCGGCCCGCACGCCGGCCCGCACGCCGGACTCGGTCCGCGCGTCGACGCGGCCGTCGCCCAGCAGGTGCGCCACGCCCGGCACGCGCCCTGGCCCTACACCCGGCTGGACGTGGCCGCCGCGCGCGCCGCCGGCCACCGGCCCCACCCGATCCGCCAGTTCGTCCTCAAGACCCGCAGCCGCTGCAACCTCGCCTGCACCTACTGCTACGTCTACGAGATGGCCGACCAGGGCTGGCGCGAGCAACCGCCCGCGATGACCCCCGCCACCATCGCCCGCGCCGCGCAGCGGATCGCCGAGCACGCCGCCGCCCACGACCTGCCCCGGGTCGACCTCGTCCTGCACGGCGGCGAACCGCTGCTCTCCGCCCCCGCCCAACTGGCCGCGCCCGTCGACGCCGTACGGACCGCCGTCGCCGGGGCGGCCCCGGCCACCCGGGTCACCGCCACCGTCCAGACCAACGGCACCCTGCTCACCCGCGGCCGCCTCACCGCCCTGGCCGCCGCCGGGATCCGGGTCGGCGTCAGCCTCGACGGCGGGCTGCCCGCCCACAACACCCGCCGGGTCGACCACGCCGGACGGCCCGGCTTCGCGTCCGCCGCCCGCGGCCTACGACTGCTGGCCCGCCACCCGCAGAGCTACGCCGGGGTGCTCTGCGTCGTCGATCTCGACCAGGACCCGATCGAGACCTACGAGTCCCTGCTCGCCTTCGACCCGCCCAGCGTCGGGCTGCTCCTGCCGCTCGCGAACTGGAGCAGCCCGCCCCCCGGCCACCACCCCGGCCGGACCCCGTACGCGGACTGGCTGCTCGCCGTCTTCGAGCGCTGGTGGCACGACGGCGTACGGCGCACCCGGATCCGGCTCTTCGAGGAGATCATCGCCCTGTTGCTCGGCCTGCCCACCACCACCGAGACCCTCGGGCTCACGCCCGCCGCCACCGCCGTGATCGAGACCGACGGCTCCATCGAACAGGCCGACTCACTGAAATCCGCGTACGAGGGGGCCGCCGCGACCGGGATGACCCTCGACACCCACAGCTTCGACCAGCTCCTCGACCACCCCGGACTCGCCGCACGCCAGCTCGGCCGGGACGCGCTCGCCGGCTGGTGCCGTGCCTGCGAGCTGGT comes from Streptomyces virginiae and encodes:
- a CDS encoding FxsB family cyclophane-forming radical SAM/SPASM peptide maturase; its protein translation is MRRAVTSGTPLPAPDDPTPTPPPDLTDPAPSDTAPTAPSDAAPHPDPPAGPGPHAGPHAGLGPRVDAAVAQQVRHARHAPWPYTRLDVAAARAAGHRPHPIRQFVLKTRSRCNLACTYCYVYEMADQGWREQPPAMTPATIARAAQRIAEHAAAHDLPRVDLVLHGGEPLLSAPAQLAAPVDAVRTAVAGAAPATRVTATVQTNGTLLTRGRLTALAAAGIRVGVSLDGGLPAHNTRRVDHAGRPGFASAARGLRLLARHPQSYAGVLCVVDLDQDPIETYESLLAFDPPSVGLLLPLANWSSPPPGHHPGRTPYADWLLAVFERWWHDGVRRTRIRLFEEIIALLLGLPTTTETLGLTPAATAVIETDGSIEQADSLKSAYEGAAATGMTLDTHSFDQLLDHPGLAARQLGRDALAGWCRACELVDVCGGGHYPHRYRAGEGFRRPSVYCADLQRLIRHIAAAVQRAAQTPRPAAGAPVAGATDTPAAEGTEAADATAPVTAPAEAPPAEAPAAHPPAVAS
- the fxsA gene encoding FxSxx-COOH cyclophane-containing RiPP peptide, with the translated sequence MVTKQQEVEATTPGCPGRLPDLSGLDLAALRGIDHPVLARVIEGMVERVTHPAEILNAFDSSVA